A DNA window from Piliocolobus tephrosceles isolate RC106 chromosome 9, ASM277652v3, whole genome shotgun sequence contains the following coding sequences:
- the LOC111523528 gene encoding zinc finger protein 25 isoform X2, with protein MLENYSHLVSVGYHVNKPNAVFKLKQGRKPWILEVEYPHWGFSEDLWSIHDLEARYRESQAGNSRNGELTKHQKTRTTEKAYECKECGKFFCQKSALIVHQHTHSKGKSYDCDKCGNSFSKNEDLTRHQKIHTRDKTYECKECKKIFYHLSSLSRHLRTHAGEKPYECNQCEKSFYQKPHLIEHQKTHTGEKPFECTECGKFFYVKAYLMVHQKTHTGEKPYECKECGKAFSQKSHLTVHQRTHTGEKPYKCKECGKFFSRNSHLKTHQRTHTGEKPYECKECRKCFYQKSALTVHQRTHTGEKPFECNKCGKTFYYKSDLTKHQRKHTGEKPYECTECGKSFSVNSVLRLHQRTHTGEKPYACKECGKSFSQKSHFIIHQRKHTGEKPYECQECGETFIQKSQLTAHQKTKTHTKKRKAEKQDELGNSLD; from the exons AAGACCTATGGAGTATTCATGATCTAGAAGCAAGATACCGGGAAAGCCAAGCTGGAAATTCAAG GAATGGAGAACTCACAAAACATCAGAAAACTCGTACCACAGAGAAAgcctatgaatgtaaggaatgtgggaagttCTTCTGCCAGAAGTCTGCCCTCATAGTACATCAGCATACTCACTCAAAGGGCAAATCCTATGACTGTGATAAATGTGGGAACTCGTTCTCCAAAAATGAAGACCTCACCAGACATCAGAAAATTCACACGAGAGATAAAACCTATGAGTGTaaagaatgtaagaaaatattttaccacCTATCATCTCTCAGTAGACATCTGAGAACCCAtgcaggagagaaaccctacgaATGTAATCAGTGTGAGAAATCCTTCTACCAGAAACCACATCTCATAGAACatcagaaaacacacacaggGGAGAAACCTTTTGAATGTACTGAATGTGGGAAGTTCTTCTATGTGAAGGCATACCTCATGGTACATCAGAAGACACACACAGGGGAGAAACCCTATGAGTGTAAggagtgtgggaaagccttttCCCAGAAGTCACACCTCACAGTACATCAGAGAACACACACAGgggagaaaccctataaatgtaaggaatgtgggaaattcTTCTCTAGGAATTCACACCTCAAAACtcatcagagaactcacacaggagagaaaccctatgaatgtaaggaatgtagGAAATGCTTCTACCAGAAGTCAGCCCTCACAGTACATCAGCGAACTCACACAGGGGAGAAACCCTTTGAATGTAATAAATGTGGGAAAACCTTTTACTATAAATCAGACCTCACTAAACATCAGAGAAAACACACAGGGGAGAAGCCCTATGAATGCACAGAATGTGGCAAATCTTTCTCTGTGAATTCGGTCCTCAGATTACATCAAAGGactcacacaggagagaagcCCTATGCATGCAAGGAATGTGGGAAGTCCTTTTCTCAGAAGTCACATTTTATTATACATCAGAGAAAACACACAGGGGAGAAGCCCTATGAGTGTCAGGAGTGTGGGGAAACCTTTATCCAAAAGTCACAACTCACTGCACATCAGaagacaaagacacacacaaagaagAGGAAGGCTGAGAAGCAAGATGAGTTGGGAAATTCCCTTGACTGA